DNA from Fibrobacter sp.:
CTTCAAGGTAAAGGCGGAGTTTGCACCCGAACTGGACCAGATAAATAACCCTGAGCTTCTAATAGGCCGTTTCGTTCAATCGCAAAGGAAAAAACACTCCACTCTCTCCTTTGATCCCCATGCCGTAGCTGAGATTGTCAAAATCGGAGCAAGGCTGGCCGGAGAAAAGGAAAAAATCACCTCAGAACTGAGCCGGGTCGCGGATATCATCCGTGAATCAGATTTCTGGGCCCGGAAAGAATCTGCTCAAATGGTAGGTGTTCAGCATGTAAGAAAGGCAGTGGAAGAGAAGATTTACCGCTCCAATCTTATTGCAGAGAAGATGCGGGAGTTAATCGCCAATGGAACGCTGCTTATAGGTGTTGATGGTTTAAGGATTGGGCAGGCAAATGGTCTCAGTATAATTCAACTGGGAGATTACGCTTTTGGAAGGCCATCCAGGATAACAGCCAGTGTAGGTGTAGGAGCAGCAGGAATCATAAATATCGAACGGGAAAGTCATCTCAGCGGCAGCAGCTTTGATAAGGCGATTCTTATTCTGGAAGGCTACATGAGAAACAAATATGCCTCAAAGCACCCCTTGTCCCTTTCTGCCAGCCTGGCGATGGAGCAGAGTTATGGTTTGATAGAGGGAGACAGCGCGACAGTAGCGGAACTGGTCTGCCTTCTCAGCGCCTTTGCCGGCATCCCGCTTCGTCAGGACATCGCCATTACCGGTTCTGTCAACCAGTGGGGGCAGATTCAAGCTGTGGGAGGAGTTACTCAGAAGGTAGAGGGGTTCTATGAGGTTTGCAAACAGATAGGACTCACAGGTAACCAGGGCGTATGCATCCCCCAGTCCAATGTAAGGCATCTGGTGCTGAGACATGAGATTCTCGATGCCATGCGTGACGGCAGATTTCATATCTGGGCAGTAAAGGATGTCGATGAGGCGATCGAGCTTTTGACAGGAACGCCTGCGGGAAATATTGACAAGCAGGATACTTTCCACTGGCGGGTCGATCAGAGATTACTCGAAATGCTTGACATTGTTAAACAACAGAAGACTGTCTCTATTGAACGGGAATATCCCGCATGGAGAATACCTTCTGAAGGTTCGCGCGACCCTCGTCCCCGCTTCCCGGGAGAGGAGAAGTGCTAGAGGATCTGGAGGATAATTCTGGATTCCTATTTTCACAGGAATGGCACTTAAAGGAGAGAAAGTGTATATGAGGAATCAATGTAGCCCCAAGGTGTCATGCCTGTGAAAACAGGAATCCAGTTATCAGAGGACAAAGATCAGAAATTTCCACGCGAAATCTCTTCAACCCACTTACGCAACATCTCCATACATCTTACGAGGTCCTCTATTCTGTAACGTGTGTTGATGCCGCTGGGGTTTGGAAGAACCCAGACTGGAGTATCCCCCAGTTTTGTCTCCTGAAGTCCCAGTCGGGCCATCGGGTTGTGAAAAGCGCTTCTATAGGCCCCCAGGCCCAGAATCGCCACAGCTTTAGGTTTATACCTTTTTACCTTCTCTGCCAGTCTCCTTCCCCCCTCTTCCAGTTCTTCTCTGCTTATTTCATCGGCACTGGCTGTAGCTCTGGCAACGATGTTGGTGATTCCCAGTTTTGATGAAAGGAGGAGGTTTCCCTCTGATGGATGATAGAGGCGAGGGGTGAAACCGGAGCGATAAAGAGCAGGCCAGAACCGGTTTCCCGGGCGTGCGAAATGGTGATTTACCGCTGCGGAGTAGAGTCCCGGGTTGATTCCGCAGAAAAGGACCTTGAGACCAGCAGCGATTATATCACTGACCGTTTTATTTCTGGCTTCAAGCAGTTGCTCTCTGGCAGGAGTGGTTTTCATGATGAATTCTCCTTTAAGGGCGCACTTTTTCCGGTAGTCTATTTGCTTCAATATAAAAGAAGGAGGGGCTTTTACTATGGAAGACAGTTATGAGAATGGAGATGAGGTTCAGCCTGCAACAATTCTTGAGGTTATAAGGGGAGAAATATCTGCGGAGGGGTATGAGGAGGTTATACTTGTTACCCCCCGGGGAGAGATAAAGACCCGTTTTTACTCCCTTGCGGAGACGAAGATGGCTTCCATAATGGTGGGAGGGGCAGGAGGAGATTTTGATACTCCGGCGAGGGGTCTTTACCACAGGCTGGGAGCGGATCTTCTTGACGAGGGATTTTCCAGTTTACGAATACAGTTCCGTAATTCTCACAATTTCGATGATTCAGTTTACGATGTGGCAGCGGGGATTTCGTTTCTTCGCTCCCTGAGCATCGACTCCATAGGGCTTATCGGTCATTCTTTCGGGGGAGCGGTAGTGATCAGGGCCGCATCGATGCACACATCCGTGTCAGCCGTTGTCGCTCTTTCATCACAGAGCTATGGTGCCGGATCAGCCTCGGAACTTGGTCCCAGATGTGCACTGCTTCTGATTCACGGGTCGGAGGATAAGATAATCCCTCCATCCTCATCAGAACATATTCTCTCTCTTTCCAGGGAGCCCCGCAGGCTTAAAATCTACCGTGGGTCACACAGTCTCGATGAGGTATCGCAGGAGGTTTACGAGGATGTAAAGGACTGGATAATAAGGTGGGTCAGAGACCTGCAGTCCTGAGCGGAACCAAAGAGTTTTAACAAGAATAAGTGATTGTTGCCGAGGCATGTTGTTTGCTTCTTAAAAGAAAAGAAGATATCCACCCTGAAAAAGGCAAAAGCATGGCAGAGAAACCAACCAGTCCAGGGCAGCCGGAGATGAAGTTTTCTTTCTGGAGATTTCTCGTATGGGGTACTATTCTTACCATACTGTTTTTCTATATTTTCGGCTCCTTTTCTGTAAAAGAGAGGATTGCTATTCCCTATTCTGTTTTCAAGCAGCAGTTGCGGGATGGTAATGTCAAGGAGGTGGTGTTCAGGGGAAGGGAGGTACTTGGAAATTTCGAGGGGAATTATGTTGGTGCCGATTCAATATCTTACGCATATTTCTCCACAGTGATGCCGTCGCTCGATGATGCGGGATTGATAGAGCTTCTGGAGGAAAACGGGGTTATTATTCAGGCGGAGAATGCCGATGGGGCATCGTGGTGGATGAGTTTAATAGTGCTTCTTTTCCCCTGGCTTTTTCTCGTAGGATACTTTGTCTGGGCCGGGAAGCGTTTGTCGAGTCAGATGAAAGGCATGCCTGGGACAGGAATCTTCGGGATCGGCAAGTCGAGAGCAAAACGATTTCGCAAGGAGATGTCATCTGTTAAGTACGCCGATGTGGCCGGACTCTCAAATGCCAAGCTTGATCTGCAGGAGATTGTCGAATACCTTAAAGATCCAAGGAAATTTACCGCCCTTGGAGCCACAATCCCCAAGGGAGTGCTTCTTATGGGTCCTCCGGGAACAGGTAAGACTCTCCTGGCCAGGGCTACTGCAGGTGAAGCGGGAGTGCCGTTTTTCAGCACCAGCGGCTCTGAATTTATAGAGATGTTTGTAGGAGTGGGTGCATCGAGAGTAAGAGACATGTTTGAGAACGCAAAAAAAGAGCACCCTGCCATTATTTTCATTGATGAGCTTGACTCAGTGGGAAGGGTGCGTGGAACAGGTCTGGGGGGCAGTCATGATGAAAGGGAACAGACACTCAATCAGATTCTCACTGAAATGGATGGTTTTGAGGCGCATGAATCAGTGGTAGTAATAGCGGCTACAAACAGGCCCGATGTGCTTGATCCTGCCCTTACCCGTCCCGGTCGGTTTGACAGACAGATAACCCTCGATCTGCCTCAGAAAAGCGCCCGTGTGGAGATTCTTAAAATTCATGCCCAGAATGTTCCTCTTGACAGTTCGGTAAAGATGGAGAATATCGCTGCTCGTACAGTGGGCTTCTCAGGAGCCGATCTTAGGAATCTGGTCAATGAGGCGGCATTGCTTGCGGGGCGCAAAGGAAAATCCAAAGTTGAATTCAGAGATTTCGAGGAAGCCCAGGATAA
Protein-coding regions in this window:
- the hflB gene encoding ATP-dependent zinc metalloprotease FtsH, with protein sequence MAEKPTSPGQPEMKFSFWRFLVWGTILTILFFYIFGSFSVKERIAIPYSVFKQQLRDGNVKEVVFRGREVLGNFEGNYVGADSISYAYFSTVMPSLDDAGLIELLEENGVIIQAENADGASWWMSLIVLLFPWLFLVGYFVWAGKRLSSQMKGMPGTGIFGIGKSRAKRFRKEMSSVKYADVAGLSNAKLDLQEIVEYLKDPRKFTALGATIPKGVLLMGPPGTGKTLLARATAGEAGVPFFSTSGSEFIEMFVGVGASRVRDMFENAKKEHPAIIFIDELDSVGRVRGTGLGGSHDEREQTLNQILTEMDGFEAHESVVVIAATNRPDVLDPALTRPGRFDRQITLDLPQKSARVEILKIHAQNVPLDSSVKMENIAARTVGFSGADLRNLVNEAALLAGRKGKSKVEFRDFEEAQDKILLGAEREDKLSERDREVVAYHEAGHALMAKLLPETDPLQKVTIIARGRALGATEQIPDADRSNFSRKYLLARIAVALGGRASEKLVYDELTNGAAEDLKQVTLIARKMVCQWGMSDKLGPATFNQAEEHPFLGKELAQPRDFSEYTARIIDEEVQRIILEQENRALEILSQNRGKLDLLAASLLEHETLEHGEIERIISAAPPDTSALNGKKAA
- the mug gene encoding G/U mismatch-specific DNA glycosylase; this translates as MKTTPAREQLLEARNKTVSDIIAAGLKVLFCGINPGLYSAAVNHHFARPGNRFWPALYRSGFTPRLYHPSEGNLLLSSKLGITNIVARATASADEISREELEEGGRRLAEKVKRYKPKAVAILGLGAYRSAFHNPMARLGLQETKLGDTPVWVLPNPSGINTRYRIEDLVRCMEMLRKWVEEISRGNF
- a CDS encoding alpha/beta hydrolase, coding for MEDSYENGDEVQPATILEVIRGEISAEGYEEVILVTPRGEIKTRFYSLAETKMASIMVGGAGGDFDTPARGLYHRLGADLLDEGFSSLRIQFRNSHNFDDSVYDVAAGISFLRSLSIDSIGLIGHSFGGAVVIRAASMHTSVSAVVALSSQSYGAGSASELGPRCALLLIHGSEDKIIPPSSSEHILSLSREPRRLKIYRGSHSLDEVSQEVYEDVKDWIIRWVRDLQS